One window of Dysgonomonas mossii genomic DNA carries:
- a CDS encoding Cof-type HAD-IIB family hydrolase produces MTKAIFFDIDGTLLSFKTHSVPQSTIDAINEVKRQGIKVFVATGRLRKQIQNLGDLEFDGFITVNGAYCVTTDHDVIFKKLIPKEELKSLIEYQQNEVKFPLAFMLNEGSFVNYIDSNVEKIANLVKVNVPPVRNLEELIDQEVLQVNLYVDHALEKRIMNEALVSCHASRWHPTFADVNIKGINKSTGIDKFLEHFGIHKSETMAFGDGGNDIEMLRHVAIGIAMGNAGDDVKAAADYVTDDIDDNGVANALRHFGLVKGNKSL; encoded by the coding sequence ATGACAAAAGCTATTTTTTTTGATATAGACGGCACGCTATTAAGTTTTAAGACACACTCGGTTCCACAATCTACAATCGATGCTATCAACGAAGTAAAGAGACAAGGCATCAAGGTTTTCGTTGCCACAGGTCGCTTGAGAAAACAGATACAAAATCTGGGCGACTTGGAGTTTGATGGCTTTATAACCGTAAACGGAGCGTATTGTGTAACTACCGATCATGATGTTATCTTCAAAAAGCTGATCCCCAAAGAAGAGCTGAAATCACTGATCGAGTATCAACAAAACGAAGTAAAATTTCCTTTAGCCTTCATGCTCAACGAAGGTTCGTTTGTAAACTATATAGACAGCAATGTAGAAAAGATAGCTAACCTTGTGAAGGTAAATGTGCCTCCTGTAAGAAACCTTGAGGAACTGATAGATCAAGAGGTTCTACAAGTAAACCTGTATGTAGACCATGCGTTAGAAAAAAGGATAATGAACGAAGCATTGGTAAGTTGCCATGCCAGCCGATGGCATCCTACATTTGCCGATGTAAATATCAAGGGGATAAACAAGAGCACAGGGATAGATAAATTTCTCGAACATTTCGGTATCCATAAGTCCGAAACAATGGCTTTTGGCGATGGAGGCAACGATATAGAAATGCTTCGTCACGTGGCTATCGGCATAGCGATGGGTAATGCCGGAGACGATGTAAAAGCTGCTGCCGACTACGTTACCGATGATATAGATGATAATGGCGTTGCAAATGCATTAAGGCATTTTGGGTTGGTAAAAGGAAATAAGAGTCTTTAA